A genomic stretch from Microplitis mediator isolate UGA2020A chromosome 10, iyMicMedi2.1, whole genome shotgun sequence includes:
- the LOC130675867 gene encoding uncharacterized protein LOC130675867 isoform X2, which yields MSSSFLWGISANAYGRKKILVGTLLTDSLLTFLSSLSQSFEVLVVFRALAGFLIGAPGSLIYNYLGEFHPSKLRVRCICIIGFCWTSASLLLPGLAWFIIPLKFSFEFAGFILNSWRLYLGLIGVPTFIMGFILTMYPESPKYLLSRGRKQEALEILGQIYAVNTGRDKSDYPVRELKISSDEIDDKNALAVIAADYCDDQSNLLVIKKLLADAWRQVIALTSPPLVKWAVLCWTIYFTNLFGWYGLGIWMPELLNRFENFYLLHPNVTTASITELVSLNTTSTAIRRYDCENHSMNEKVFINTLIINAACSIGNIMCIYLSNHVGRRTIPVTTSMVAGAAGIALYFVKSPTQIIIIAGIFSVAMTAANIVLNSVIVDIFPTHVSALAMSMNSCFGRIGAIVSNIAFGLLVDVSSEVLIFLVAGTIIAGGLLSFLLPLKKNPKIV from the exons ATGTCAAGTTCATTTCTTTGGGGGATATCGGCTAATGCTTATGGCCGGAAGAAGATTCTTGTTGGTACTTTATTAACTGATAGCCTTCTCACGTTTTTATCGAGTCTTTCTCAGAGCTTCGAGGTTCTCGTTGTCTTCCGAGCACTCGCTGGTTTTTT AATCGGTGCTCCAggttcattaatttataattatctcgGAGAATTTCATCCGTCTAAATTACGCGTTAGATGCATTTGTATCATCGGTTTTTGTTGGACATCTGcttcattattattaccag gtctCGCATGGTTTATAATTCctcttaaattttcatttgaattcgcgggttttattttaaattcatggaGGCTTTATCTCGGATTAATCGGAGTTCCAACTTTTATCATGGGATTTATACTGACGATGTACCCGGAAAGTCCAAAGTATTTATTATCTCGCGGTAGAAAACAAGAAGCCCTTGAGATTCTTGGGCAAATCTATGCCGTCAATACTGGACGAGACAAGTCCGACTATCCT gtCAGGGAATTGAAAATATCCAGTGATGAGATTGATGACAAAAACGCGTTGGCTGTTATAGCTGCGGATTATTGTGATGATCAGTCTAATTTACttgtcataaaaaaacttttagcgGACGCATGGCGACAAGTGATTGCTCTGACGTCTCCTCCTTTAGTAAAATGGGCTGTCTTATGCTggactatttattttactaatttatttgg ATGGTACGGACTCGGCATATGGATGCCGGAATTACTGAATCGGTTTGAAAATTTCTATCTTCTTCATCCAAATGTGACGACTGCAAGTATAACTGAGCTGGTATCGTTGAACACAACGTCTACAGCAATACGTAGATATGACTGTGAAAACCATAGTATGaatgaaaaagtatttattaacacattaataataaacgcCGCATGTTCAATAGGAAATATTATGTGTATTTACTTATCTAATCACGTTGGACGACGTACCATCCCCG TAACAACATCAATGGTAGCCGGTGCAGCGGGAATTGCTTTGTACTTCGTTAAATCACCAACACAAATCATAATAATAGCTGGTATATTTTCAGTAGCAATGACTGCCGCAAATATTGTTTTGAATAGTGTAATTGTTGACATATTTCCAACTCATGTTAGCGCACTCGCGATGAGTATGAATTCATGTTTCGGGCGCATTGGTGCCATTGTTAGTAATATCGCATTTGGATTACTTGTTGACGTCAGCAGCGAAGTACTCATTTTTCTTGTGGCTGGTACTATAATCG CGGGTGGTCTGCTGTCGTTTTTACtgccgctaaaaaaaaatcctaaaatagTGTAA
- the LOC130675869 gene encoding probable pyruvate dehydrogenase E1 component subunit alpha, mitochondrial isoform X2, producing the protein MMANCVKNIGREASRRNIFSVFSGGRNNYATEASFETKPFRLHKLDSGPSTKVSVTREDALNIYKKLHTIRRIETAAGNLYKEKIVRGFCHLYSGQEACAVGMTAALRPQDSVITAYRAHGWTYLMGIPPVGVLSELTGRQSGNARGKGGSMHMYAKNFYGGNGIVGAQVPLGAGIAFAHKYRGDGGVCLALYGDGAANQGQIFEVYNMSKLWDVPCIFICENNQYGMGTSADRAAANTEYYTRGDYIPGIWVDGMDVLAVREAMRFAINYCTSGKGPLVMETMTYRYSGHSMSDPGTSYRTREEIQEVRQTRDPITGFKERILNANLVSADDLKQLESEIKKEVDEAVKVAKSDKEIDDHELSADIYANCLENEIRSITPFTPLKHSRIGPAVNA; encoded by the exons ATATTCTCAGTTTTTTCTGGTGGACGAAACAATTACGCAACAGAAGCTTCGTTTGAAACAAAACCATTTAGACTACACAAATTAGACTCTGGACCATCAACAAAAGTATCAGTGACACGAGAAGATGCTttgaatatttacaaaaaattacatacCATTAGACGGATAGAAACAGCTGCTGGTAATCTGTATAAGGAAAAAATAGTCCGCGGTTTTTGTCACTTGTATTCTGGACaa gaAGCATGTGCTGTGGGAATGACAGCAGCTTTACGGCCACAGGACTCCGTAATCACGGCATATCGTGCCCACGGCTGGACCTACTTGATGGGAATCCCACCAGTTGGAGTTCTTTCTGAGTTGACAGGCCGACAAAGCGGAAACGCTCGTGGTAAAGGTGGTTCTATGCACATGTATGCTAAAAATTTCTACGGAGGAAACGGTATCGTCGGTGCCCAG gtGCCACTTGGTGCTGGAATAGCTTTTGCACACAAGTACCGTGGAGATGGAGGTGTATGTTTGGCGTTGTACGGTGACGGAGCAGCCAACCAAGGCCAGATATTTGAAGTTTACAACATGTCTAAGCTCTGGGACGTACCATGCATTTTTATTTGTGAAAATAATCAGTATGGAATGGGTACAAGTGCTGATAGAGCTGCTGCTAATACTGAATATTACACACGTGGTGATTACATACCTGGAATTTGG gTTGATGGTATGGATGTACTAGCTGTCAGAGAAGCTATGAGATTCGCTATTAACTATTGTACATCTGGTAAAGGTCCTCTTGTAATGGAAACAATGACATACAGATACAGTGGCCACAGTATGTCAGATCCTGGCACCAGTTACAGAACACGAGAAGAAATCCAAGAAGTTCGACAAACTCGTGATCCAATTACTGGCTTCAAGGAACGTATTCTTAATGCAAATCTTGTTTCTGCTGATGACTTGAAG caACTGGAGTCAGAAATAAAGAAAGAAGTTGACGAAGCCGTGAAAGTCGCCAAGAGTGATAAAGAAATCGATGATCACGAACTGAGTGCTGACATTTACGCCAACTGCTTAGAAAATGAAATTCGCAGCATAACGCCATTTACTCCACTGAAGCACAGCAGGATTGGACCCGCCGTCAATGCTTGA
- the LOC130675867 gene encoding synaptic vesicle glycoprotein 2B-like isoform X1, with protein sequence MDKKNKSDIKNESVDFETAISLCQYGKFHYSIVLLCGLIFLFGGCQSGINAYIIPAAECDLNLNSHQKGLINSAFLIGGMSSSFLWGISANAYGRKKILVGTLLTDSLLTFLSSLSQSFEVLVVFRALAGFLIGAPGSLIYNYLGEFHPSKLRVRCICIIGFCWTSASLLLPGLAWFIIPLKFSFEFAGFILNSWRLYLGLIGVPTFIMGFILTMYPESPKYLLSRGRKQEALEILGQIYAVNTGRDKSDYPVRELKISSDEIDDKNALAVIAADYCDDQSNLLVIKKLLADAWRQVIALTSPPLVKWAVLCWTIYFTNLFGWYGLGIWMPELLNRFENFYLLHPNVTTASITELVSLNTTSTAIRRYDCENHSMNEKVFINTLIINAACSIGNIMCIYLSNHVGRRTIPVTTSMVAGAAGIALYFVKSPTQIIIIAGIFSVAMTAANIVLNSVIVDIFPTHVSALAMSMNSCFGRIGAIVSNIAFGLLVDVSSEVLIFLVAGTIIAGGLLSFLLPLKKNPKIV encoded by the exons ATGg ataagaaaaataaatcagatataaaaaatgaaagtgTTGATTTCGAAACGGCTATTTCATTGTGCC aatatgGGAAATTTCATTACAGTATTGTATTATTATGcggtcttatatttttatttggagGATGTCAGAGCGGAATAAATGCTTACATTATTCCCGCAGCAGAATGTGATCTTAACTTAAACTCTCATCAAAAAGGACTCATCAATTCAGCATTTTTAAttg gcGGTATGTCAAGTTCATTTCTTTGGGGGATATCGGCTAATGCTTATGGCCGGAAGAAGATTCTTGTTGGTACTTTATTAACTGATAGCCTTCTCACGTTTTTATCGAGTCTTTCTCAGAGCTTCGAGGTTCTCGTTGTCTTCCGAGCACTCGCTGGTTTTTT AATCGGTGCTCCAggttcattaatttataattatctcgGAGAATTTCATCCGTCTAAATTACGCGTTAGATGCATTTGTATCATCGGTTTTTGTTGGACATCTGcttcattattattaccag gtctCGCATGGTTTATAATTCctcttaaattttcatttgaattcgcgggttttattttaaattcatggaGGCTTTATCTCGGATTAATCGGAGTTCCAACTTTTATCATGGGATTTATACTGACGATGTACCCGGAAAGTCCAAAGTATTTATTATCTCGCGGTAGAAAACAAGAAGCCCTTGAGATTCTTGGGCAAATCTATGCCGTCAATACTGGACGAGACAAGTCCGACTATCCT gtCAGGGAATTGAAAATATCCAGTGATGAGATTGATGACAAAAACGCGTTGGCTGTTATAGCTGCGGATTATTGTGATGATCAGTCTAATTTACttgtcataaaaaaacttttagcgGACGCATGGCGACAAGTGATTGCTCTGACGTCTCCTCCTTTAGTAAAATGGGCTGTCTTATGCTggactatttattttactaatttatttgg ATGGTACGGACTCGGCATATGGATGCCGGAATTACTGAATCGGTTTGAAAATTTCTATCTTCTTCATCCAAATGTGACGACTGCAAGTATAACTGAGCTGGTATCGTTGAACACAACGTCTACAGCAATACGTAGATATGACTGTGAAAACCATAGTATGaatgaaaaagtatttattaacacattaataataaacgcCGCATGTTCAATAGGAAATATTATGTGTATTTACTTATCTAATCACGTTGGACGACGTACCATCCCCG TAACAACATCAATGGTAGCCGGTGCAGCGGGAATTGCTTTGTACTTCGTTAAATCACCAACACAAATCATAATAATAGCTGGTATATTTTCAGTAGCAATGACTGCCGCAAATATTGTTTTGAATAGTGTAATTGTTGACATATTTCCAACTCATGTTAGCGCACTCGCGATGAGTATGAATTCATGTTTCGGGCGCATTGGTGCCATTGTTAGTAATATCGCATTTGGATTACTTGTTGACGTCAGCAGCGAAGTACTCATTTTTCTTGTGGCTGGTACTATAATCG CGGGTGGTCTGCTGTCGTTTTTACtgccgctaaaaaaaaatcctaaaatagTGTAA
- the LOC130675869 gene encoding probable pyruvate dehydrogenase E1 component subunit alpha, mitochondrial isoform X1, which produces MMANCVKNIGREASRRNFATWNEIFSVFSGGRNNYATEASFETKPFRLHKLDSGPSTKVSVTREDALNIYKKLHTIRRIETAAGNLYKEKIVRGFCHLYSGQEACAVGMTAALRPQDSVITAYRAHGWTYLMGIPPVGVLSELTGRQSGNARGKGGSMHMYAKNFYGGNGIVGAQVPLGAGIAFAHKYRGDGGVCLALYGDGAANQGQIFEVYNMSKLWDVPCIFICENNQYGMGTSADRAAANTEYYTRGDYIPGIWVDGMDVLAVREAMRFAINYCTSGKGPLVMETMTYRYSGHSMSDPGTSYRTREEIQEVRQTRDPITGFKERILNANLVSADDLKQLESEIKKEVDEAVKVAKSDKEIDDHELSADIYANCLENEIRSITPFTPLKHSRIGPAVNA; this is translated from the exons ATATTCTCAGTTTTTTCTGGTGGACGAAACAATTACGCAACAGAAGCTTCGTTTGAAACAAAACCATTTAGACTACACAAATTAGACTCTGGACCATCAACAAAAGTATCAGTGACACGAGAAGATGCTttgaatatttacaaaaaattacatacCATTAGACGGATAGAAACAGCTGCTGGTAATCTGTATAAGGAAAAAATAGTCCGCGGTTTTTGTCACTTGTATTCTGGACaa gaAGCATGTGCTGTGGGAATGACAGCAGCTTTACGGCCACAGGACTCCGTAATCACGGCATATCGTGCCCACGGCTGGACCTACTTGATGGGAATCCCACCAGTTGGAGTTCTTTCTGAGTTGACAGGCCGACAAAGCGGAAACGCTCGTGGTAAAGGTGGTTCTATGCACATGTATGCTAAAAATTTCTACGGAGGAAACGGTATCGTCGGTGCCCAG gtGCCACTTGGTGCTGGAATAGCTTTTGCACACAAGTACCGTGGAGATGGAGGTGTATGTTTGGCGTTGTACGGTGACGGAGCAGCCAACCAAGGCCAGATATTTGAAGTTTACAACATGTCTAAGCTCTGGGACGTACCATGCATTTTTATTTGTGAAAATAATCAGTATGGAATGGGTACAAGTGCTGATAGAGCTGCTGCTAATACTGAATATTACACACGTGGTGATTACATACCTGGAATTTGG gTTGATGGTATGGATGTACTAGCTGTCAGAGAAGCTATGAGATTCGCTATTAACTATTGTACATCTGGTAAAGGTCCTCTTGTAATGGAAACAATGACATACAGATACAGTGGCCACAGTATGTCAGATCCTGGCACCAGTTACAGAACACGAGAAGAAATCCAAGAAGTTCGACAAACTCGTGATCCAATTACTGGCTTCAAGGAACGTATTCTTAATGCAAATCTTGTTTCTGCTGATGACTTGAAG caACTGGAGTCAGAAATAAAGAAAGAAGTTGACGAAGCCGTGAAAGTCGCCAAGAGTGATAAAGAAATCGATGATCACGAACTGAGTGCTGACATTTACGCCAACTGCTTAGAAAATGAAATTCGCAGCATAACGCCATTTACTCCACTGAAGCACAGCAGGATTGGACCCGCCGTCAATGCTTGA